From Candidatus Hydrogenedens sp., the proteins below share one genomic window:
- a CDS encoding DUF2007 domain-containing protein translates to MEDKNSDNLKILARCISDIEAELIVRLLEDNGIESFVETNIPHSVWPVSADALVIVREEDYDKAKQILKENIENQELIVDEENTNNFSEEEGE, encoded by the coding sequence ATGGAAGATAAAAATTCAGATAATTTAAAAATATTAGCCCGTTGCATATCGGATATAGAAGCCGAACTGATAGTGCGTTTACTCGAAGATAATGGTATTGAATCCTTCGTAGAAACGAATATTCCACATTCTGTATGGCCAGTGAGTGCAGATGCCTTGGTTATAGTTCGTGAAGAGGATTATGATAAAGCAAAACAAATACTCAAGGAAAATATAGAAAATCAAGAGTTGATAGTAGATGAAGAAAATACAAATAACTTTTCTGAAGAAGAAGGAGAATAA